The Hermetia illucens chromosome 2, iHerIll2.2.curated.20191125, whole genome shotgun sequence genomic interval gccggggatcgtcctccctgcactggacaAGGTGCTAAatggaccccaagccaaggtggaacagcaaaCGCCGAGGGGTGCGTGGCCaatggtctttagtatgcgaactctgtaTACCTTGAGTACCTTCAGCTTCAAATAAAACCCTTATCCTGGTGGCCGgaatggacattcttcccggactactcgtgggactaattttagaaataaaaaaaaccgatGGTAGAAGCAGAGGAGAttatgccaggcgcatcatcagaGGACGAGGTGCGGGCATCCAACCagaagacagtagccgtcgagagtagTATACTCGGCACCAGCCGTAGCACCGATGGATTGAAACCAATCGCAGGAACCTCCTGGAGCGAGGCGGCATACGGATTAGTGGTTTCCCgcgtggaatccactgccgtcaaacaGCGAGGGCAGGCATAGTACTaataacccgaaaccctcgacgtcgggtaatccctcaaaagtaaagaccgacaaAAACATCGGTCACCGGAAATCGACTAAGaaacgaaggtccactggtgtcttgctcaagagccagtaccaacaAGATTGCTAGGAATAAAGAGGCCGATACTGTCggcgagcgggatgaaaaagacctcgctaaatactaggagattgaaataataaaacttgttgtttctttttcgttggtgtgggtatttattcttgcaaataccgatatttcgggaaccacttgttcccttcatcagtgcaaacaagttctgaaaccaagttttattatttcaattaattaatcgttggaaacaccgcataatttcactctgactaGGAGATTGTTGAGGAACATAATAGTAAACGCCTGGTAGATGGGCAGAATGCGAAGCCCATTggtctgaaacgcaatcgatctcaagacgaggtcgagcaagatcacaagcggagcagagtgggcaagagctcagacgctaagcaatatctgaagaaaagtaaacagcaacagccagccgacgagtcacgaactgcgaaacccttcagcgatgtggccagaagccacttacgtgtggtaaACtagcgctggaggtgtggaccagtgttgaagccaggctgtcggagatggtcattgagcatctcctggacgccgAAGGCAAGcacacgggattcatccccAGCTTTGATTGCTCTCAGGTGGtgcgtgggttccacgttataacttgcgaggaccaattctctagggactttctcggttcgtgcgtcactaagatcagcgacgcctgggagggggTCAATGTCATCCCTTACACCGAGATTCACAGGAGGCCGATCGCTTGTATCTGGttaccgaagatccgcatggatatggacaagctcgtccaatccttgCGCCTTCGAAACCTCAGGATTCCCAttgacgactgggttgttatctaggaggagcaactccagacaaacagccaaccttttctactccgtataaagagagagtgcctggaggcactgggaaaatgcaaaggtaaaagtgttccgctctacaaaactggacgacgacctagatccaatcaacgccgccaacgagctgttggaggagatgaggatcgacggtccgacggggactgcagcactcgaagtgcgccatggctaatctgcttgtcttcctcctagagaacatcgaaatcgcactaatacaggagccttggcTCGGAGGCCACCGAAtcatcaaagcaaatattttaatttattccacagcacaagagacgctgatcagaACAGACCTTGAGCATATATTCTCGCGAGAGCAGCTCTGAAGAGgtgaatcattctttgattttattattggctcaaacctatcggtgtgtaacaggtgCAGTACacaaaccttccatttccccagctcggaggaccgtgacggttgggaggaggtccttgatatcaccctaataactgaCAACGGGagtcttagggtggagaactggagagtgtctgaccagagatccttctcagatcacagttggatacttttcagtcttgaTCTCGCCACAgaagtctccaaacccttcagagacccaaGGGgtatcgactggagaaagtttgttcaagtaattaaaaacaaactctccggtgcgcaaattgataagaatggcacgacagatgaactggagtcaaaggtcgggctctggaaaaggcattcgataccactTTTAAAGTTTCGTGCCATGCTAAATACAGCCTCAGGAAAGCTGAcgagggaaatcttcaacatctgctacaagcaaaaatattggcagctatataaggactgcctgaagaagtacaagtcagccatcaagactgccaagaggcttggttggactattgtcagaacatcgaaagtacCAGCGAAGCCGCGAGGGTCAGCGAGATTCTGTGCAAGGCCCAAGGACAtctacttaaggacgattatggagagaacgtctTTCTCTAAGTCCAAGCATGCCTACCTCTAAGCAAAATCCaaagaaaccgctctccacggggtaattggcacggttgagcggtcactgcagtacaagcagtataccctagctaccTTATTGGAtatggagctttcaacaacgttagtaccaacgccatcaagaaagcctagaccagtattggattggaggagtaCTTTACGCATTattaccaggataatccagtctgatctgAAAGGCAACCGCTTGATCAGAGCTGTAAATAGAGGCACGTCCCAGtatggcgccatctctccggtgctctcgTTAATAGTAGTGGACGAAATTTaatgaatattggacagcagtggGGTGAAGGTGATAGCGTATTCCGAcggcttggtgatattagtgtcagggatgtttccgtccattatgaccGACATTATGGAAGGGACGtcgcgaaaggtgtgcctgtgggccgcaagatccGGACTCGGCATAAgctcaaccaaaacggaactgatgctattcaccaccaaggtaAGTATACCTGAATTctacctaccacggctgaatgaacaaagattggttttttcctccaatgtaaattatctgggtgtaatcctggatccaaaactgaattgaagattgaaaatagaactgagcatTGAGAAGGGCTGTATAGCCTTTTATGCCTGCATGACAACCTTTTGCAAAGAAAAAGAGTctctggccgaggatggttctctggatatacaccgctgtggtgcgtccaatcgtaacgtatggctctattatatggtggcaggctatgagcaaaaagtacaatagaacgaagcttaataggattcaaagaaccgcgtttgGAGATGCAGATGCCTagcagatgctttcaatgtactcctgcatctccttcccctagacctccacattaaatacgttgtagcgtgcagtgccgtcagactacatgaATCCCGacgctggacagcgaagtcctacggccacaggaacatcctagacgaagtacctcgggaaatctgggcattccctacAGACTATGCCACATGCAAGTTGAgcttcatgagaaactttgctgtggactttccaaccaaggcaaagtggaagaccggcagtATGtggcaaggttatgacacagtattctttacggatggGTCAAAgttggtctgtggagtcggcgagggggttttctcgaataaacACAGTGTATCCGGGTCGTATAGTCTCCAAGATTttgtcagtgtattccaagcagaagtactggcgatattggaagtttgtcgatggctggagcgtgatccgagcctcaagcgtaacatagccattctaaccgacagctaAGCGACCATCGAGGCATTgtattcagcgacgacatcctccaggctgatggGGTAGTGCAAAGACGCgatgaaccgtctgggcggcacgctcaaggtcaccctcctctgggttcccgggcatacgAACAGAGATGGGgatgagcgggctgacagattggccaggCAGGGCTCTACACTTGGCAACCATTTGATGGATACAGTCGATGTCTCACTGGCGGCTGTCAAGGGCGGAGTCTACTGCCagtacttagcagccgcggcccttagatggcgaagggttAACAgctatgccaagtcaaggaggatttgacccgcttataacatagcccgatcacgagagcttctgtgccagacacctgcaaatgcattcaatattatggtggtctgcacggagcactggcccataggggaccatgcggccaggctcggcataccctacaatttgcattgcctaAGCTGcggggaaggaagggaaaccgttatgcactttctttgcgatcacccagctctagctagaggcaGGCTATGGAAACTGGgttaaccattctttggggatcttAGAGAGGTTTCTAGCtttagggtgggagagctgctttccttcgtgaatgctacgggcggGCGCTGAAGATCCGAAACGGCCGACCTCTGCCTCCCAGATCTCGTATTGCAGCCACGgccttaggagtttatggcatcaaaacggcgcaccagcAGCGCTACCAtctcaaaataaaaatagtgaTACGATCACTTTTGTCGCCTAAAATTATCTTtgtttttattactttattaattTTCGGAAAAATAGAAAGGAAGTGTAAATGAATACAAAGTTTATTTGAGCTGTCGATTTGTAATGTTTCTCTTTTTGTATCGTTTATTCtgagttaatacaaataaatgcAGTCTGTAGCGTTTTAAAATGTCGTACGGTGAATTAATTTGCCTAGTTTACTTTGTTTTACTTCATGCTGAAAAGCAAAGTGCCTTCCGATTAGAGGAAGTATatgaaaaatcatgaaaattaatgaagcttcaaaaagtacaaaatttatttcttttgataATGAAAAGACAACACTGACTCCCCGTCCAAAAACTGCAATAAAAATTCATCCGAGGAGGCACCACCTGACAATCTGAGCAAGACACTGCTCTGACGTTGGTCAGCTGACGGCTATACGTGAAAACATCTGCTAGAAAAAACCCGAAGCTTCCAAGTGTGCGTGGAAAATTCTGAACGCGTGTGGAATGTTGTGCCGATTCAGTTAAGGCAACTACTAGAAAATTCTAGAAAgtcaaaatttataaatataaatcgGCGCGAGCATGGCGCACGTCGACATTTGCAAGAAGAAATTCGAGTGGAGTGCATcgtttgtgtgaaacgaaaaaGTAGTGAAATTCCGAGGCTAGTTTTGTGATTTTACGATATCTAGGAAGGACAATAATAGTTAACTTGAGTGCACAACAGCTGTAAGACGCGAAGTGAAAGTCTGCGAACCAAGGTTTCCCGGATAATTTCTGGCGAAGGAAATTGGAATTGCAACAGTTGCGTAAAAGGTAAGTTAATGCGCCATGAGCGCTTATTAGAAAAGTTTTGTCACGAAAATGGAAGTATTCCGTCATCAGGCAAGTTGGACTTGGATTGCAAATGCCAAATTAGGGATGGAACAGTTCGATTATTGCCTTTTGTTTTGGATTAATCGGTGCAAATTTGCTTCGAGCAGAGTTGAACTCATGAAATTTTCATTCTGACTGTGCCATGTTAGCATTTTTCCAGTTGGCACCCTGGAGAGGTCACAGAATCCAAGTTTGACTTGCATGGCGGCGGCATTGCCTACGCGCATTGTGATGTCATGCGTGCGGTGTCGGTGTATATTGTTTTGGAATTTACATTTTCATTGCTGCGGCCTCGGCGTAATGTGGTCTAACTTGtagttttgtttcaattttcagttttgCAAAAGCCGCTGAAAAGCAAGCAACACAATGGGAAAGGACTTCTACAAAATTCTTGGCATAAACAAAAGTGCCACCGACGATGAGATCAAGAGGGCATACAGGAAGCTGGCTCTCAAGTACCATCCTGACAAAAACAAGAGCCCTGCGGCAGAGGAGCGCTTCAAGGAGATCGCGGAGGCCTATGAAGTGCTGTCAGACAAGAAGAAGCGAGACATATACGATAAGTTCGGCGAGGAGGGATTGAAAGGCGGGGCTCCCGGCACCGGCGGCGAAGGAGGTGGAAGCAACTTTACTTACCAGTTCCACGGAGATCCACGTGCCACCTTCGCCCAATTCTTCGGTTCGGCTGATCCCTTTGGCATATTCTTTGGAGGAGATCCGCAGAGGATGTTCGAAGGAGGCACCATGTTTATGGACGACGACAATGACGTCTACGCACAAATGGGAATGGGAGGACAACGGGGTGCTGGCCCAGGAGGAGCATTCCGGTCACAATCGTTTAATGTTCATTCGTCGCCAACTCGCAAACGACAGCAACAAGATCCCCCAATTGAACATGACCTCTATGTTGGTCTGGATGAGGTGGACCGTGGCTgtgtgaagaaaatgaagatctCGCGGATGGCCATGCAGCCCGATGGAACACAACGAAAGGAAGAGAAAGTCCTGAACATCAGCGTCAAGCCGGGCTGGAAGGCAGGCACCAAGATCACTTTCCAACGAGAAGGTGACCAAATGCCCGGCAAAATCCCAGCCGACATAATTTTCATCATTCGCGACAAGCCACATCCGACCTTCAAGAGAGAAGGAAGCGATATCCGTTATTCGGCCAAAATCTCATTGAAACAAGCCCTCTGCGGTACGGTTGTGCAAGTGCCGACATTATCCGGCGATTCAGTAACGCTTAACATGTCGAACGAAGTTATCAAGCCAACGACAGTGAAACGGATATCGGGCAAGGGTCTGCCTTTCCCCAAGGAACCATCGAGGCGAGGCGACTTGGTAGTCGGATTCGATATCAAATTCCCAGATAAGGTGAACAACGAGACGAAGGACATCCTTAGGGATCTGTTACCAAATTAAATACGTCCTGACTGAAAATACGTATTATTACGCGTAATGCAACTACCAATTTATGCTGCACATATTAGTTGATTTTGTATATTGTCTGGTCGAAGCGAACACGAAGAAAGGCTGGCAGGACGAATTCAGCAGTTAGTAGGCTGAATGGGTCCTAGGAGTGAAAACGGACGTGAGAAGTAAAAACGAATCTACTGGGAAAAGCTGCTTCCAATACATTGTCGTTGTAAATAGGACCTTCAGGAAAGGATTGCAGATAAAAgaaaatctagaaaaagcgGGAGAttggtagcggagaatatacaGCATTTCTAGCTTAAGTTCACGTAACAGCTTTTCTCTTGTCCTGTTGATAGTTTTGTTTTTCGAATTTCCATCAGTTTCTTGGATGACTGCGAAGTGTGTAGAGGATATTCAACGTGTATAATTAACTGAATAATTTAGAGTTTATATGTGTGCATGTGACTGTGATAATAGTCAAggaaatattgtatttttttctactCTAAGCGAGAAAAGCAAAGGATAAAAACTGAGTGAATGTGTCAACTTGTTGGAAATTATTTAACAGAAgtcttataaataaaaaaagtacGTTTTAGTACGATATTATACTTAAAAAGTGTTGTTTTTTTGTTATTGGATGACTGTGCAGGTTCTCAGATTAATGGCAATGTCTAATCAATTCTTCATAAGAGTTTACATGCTCTTTATGATTCTTGCTTTATTAGTAATTGAGATTAGGCTCTACTTCCATTAATGCTTTGATGATTCGATAGTGATAAACTGGTAGCAGGTAGAAGCTCTCTTTGTTTGCAACTGAGGAAAGTCAGCGGGGGTGTGGACGAAATAAACAGCGAAAAAGGTCTTATTTTGCTGCTTCCACCGTTCAAATCAATAAAGCCAGAAAAGGGGGAGGGGTGGCTGTGTAACTGCAAGAGTGCATAGCGTGGCTCCAAAGGGAAGCACTGGGAAATGGCATCGATGTTCTTGAGCATCAGATACTTCCGCGCATGCTTGGAGCAGAGCCTAGACTGTAGTCCCTAGTACAATTATGGGCTTTGCAAAATCTATGACGACCTGGctgcatccaaaattatttaatttgcaGCCGAGTGACCATGTGGAGTGCATAGGTCATAAACGCACGCTGTAGGGAATTGAGGAAAACTACTGACATTCAGCGAAACCACGAAAATGTAGAGAGGAACCAACTGATATGGACGAGATTCGAGGCAGTTGCACTGGTGTTCAAGGCCTGATTTACGGCAGAACGCCATGGAAGAAGTAGACAAAACGTTGGTTAAGAACCTGAAGGGAGCAtttgttatttatattttacGTATAAATCTAATAATTCTATGATTCCAATGAATGGGGGGATATTCATCTGCAATTAATATCCAATCCGCTCTATGCATTCCAAATAATATATCGAATTTGGTTCAAACTTATTCATTATATTTATAGACAGACATTTAATAATGCTTCCTGATACGCTATATGCTGATATTATCTCTGGCTATTCTGTACTACTTTCGAATTAGAACAATACCCTTTTTTTCCTAGAATCAGAAAGAACTAGATTCACGCCAACGACATTGCTGCGCACATATGCATAGCTTTTTGAGCTTTTCAAAATAAACACTTGCAAAAGAACAGCTGCTTTGGTGATTCGCTTCAAGATTATTATAGA includes:
- the LOC119648357 gene encoding dnaJ protein homolog 1-like; its protein translation is MGKDFYKILGINKSATDDEIKRAYRKLALKYHPDKNKSPAAEERFKEIAEAYEVLSDKKKRDIYDKFGEEGLKGGAPGTGGEGGGSNFTYQFHGDPRATFAQFFGSADPFGIFFGGDPQRMFEGGTMFMDDDNDVYAQMGMGGQRGAGPGGAFRSQSFNVHSSPTRKRQQQDPPIEHDLYVGLDEVDRGCVKKMKISRMAMQPDGTQRKEEKVLNISVKPGWKAGTKITFQREGDQMPGKIPADIIFIIRDKPHPTFKREGSDIRYSAKISLKQALCGTVVQVPTLSGDSVTLNMSNEVIKPTTVKRISGKGLPFPKEPSRRGDLVVGFDIKFPDKVNNETKDILRDLLPN